One segment of Anopheles stephensi strain Indian chromosome 3, UCI_ANSTEP_V1.0, whole genome shotgun sequence DNA contains the following:
- the LOC118512792 gene encoding AT-rich interactive domain-containing protein 1B isoform X4: MHGYPFMQVVQYSVPTCTWAPPPVEPPRPPSATAASSTSGVRKYVIWCLICGGISSLLGVLFLGIYFLLHSYTSTVGYFETVPTFVPATFLMLTGICIMSLARRRNRYSYLIKLSGACGLASALTCALVTVTTTVLHMSRLQVLRECEYTLKTRTCTCYSVTADKQTEPGGVDDSVRFVFDSTSADCGVVHGALYSCLRAVFGLSVAGVLVAVFSCMLVYQLLSHERKKMYWEQLELRCRSLYSGHQGPASVQPPGPAMLGGGASGGLGGASGRAVNCRCCEQCHAHRNVLPSAYPWEGDQRFWTPGQAGNFYSPNPGGDEPGTGGRLNASGRRMPGWSWPRMPWQRNDASQRLSPHSPDSQYGFSNRAGVVGPGMMPPGAGAGTLLGDPSVGQPRYNVIDQQYGIWGPPPPYSDPNSPARRGRYQYMHPGQCGPPLIDPTGMGPAGSSMLAPNAAGPAGPGIAILECHQHSVMGVDVHGIPQQYVGGQTSLTNGSGQAALPASYGRGGVTGNGGGSSGGSNVGGGGGGSNVGSKSRQQQAGGYSKPSAKESYENAPSDSDGPGRDRFSNTLPLRKAKKRVEAGAKSIGPASNNGQPTSGGRVNVQNVFGANQQVPAGGPGSLETSENEYNEPNLPSPNPGGPDECSGRGGSPHTGAALHGMSTAAAAALASGHPPRNRRQKLPSTLGIENSGFQTVEALEAEAASAATGKLLEPTESEVYFADVSSCCNMSVKNDSYYDDANQRRKKEKQQQQDQADDYIAQRFGKRESSVRSRQPFPQTVHGDKPPVMPRSSLLPKDHSRQSMCSMDSGERTDYTDLSPATPSTNFPSIGGGVPGSGKPPQQTSPNDGTNALHRTAEHGEQHGPVVVGGGGGGGGCNFIASYPYSSNEQSQEAHRRSTKNLHDIFLAPDSQYEVMKELHRFKSTPLTLTPFEPPEHGGRSSSSSCQDMAGPFPSASAAVVGSDRTDRTGAGQPATTGSTKPKSPKNLNITPIKRQSLGTNISSIIQNLSGSDVGLLYPEGRSHGPSQSAYHQSVIGSEGSSGGGVEGSGRSGRPGGDVNDSVSSNEDNEEHPIDGERRRGLTGDRRL; the protein is encoded by the exons ATGCACGGGTATCCCTTCATGCAGGTTGTCCAGTACAGTGTGCCCACGTGCACCTGGGCACCACCGCCAGTTGAACCACCGCGTCCACCATCGGCAACAGCGG CTTCCTCAACATCCGGCGTCCGGAAGTACGTCATCTGGTGCTTGATATGTGGCGGCATCTCCAGTCTGCTCGGTGTGCTGTTTCTCGGCATCTACTTCCTGCTACACTCGTATACGAGCACGGTCGGGTACTTCGAAACTGTGCCCACGTTCGTGCCTGCTACCTTT CTCATGCTGACGGGTATCTGTATAATGAGCCTGGCGAGGCGTCGCAACCGGTACAGCTATCTG ATCAAACTGTCGGGAGCCTGTGGGCTGGCATCGGCACTGACCTGTGCCCTCGTGACGGTAACCACGACCGTCCTCCACATGAGCCGTCTCCAGGTGCTGCGAGAATGCGAGTACACACTGAAAACACGTACCTGCACCTGTTACTCGGTGACGGCGGACAAGCAGACGGAACCGGGCGGTGTGGACGACAGTGTGCGGTTCGTGTTCGATTCCACGTCTGCGGACTGCGGTGTGGTGCACGGCGCGCTCTACTCCTGTCTGCGTGCCGTGTTCGGTCTGTCCGTCGCCGGTGTACTGGTGGCCGTATTCAGCTGCATGCTCGTGTACCAGCTGTTAAGCCACGAGCGGAAAAAGATGTACTGGGAGCAGCTCGAGCTGCGGTGCCGTTCGCTTTACTCCGGCCACCAGGGTCCAGCCTCCGTACAGCCGCCCGGACCGGCCATGCTAGGAGGTGGTGCGAGCGGTGGGTTAGGAGGTGCCAGTGGCCGGGCTGTTAACTGTCGCTGCTGCGAACAGTGCCATGCACACCGGAACGTGCTACCGTCGGCCTACCCGTGGGAAGGTGACCAGCGGTTCTGGACACCGGGACAGGCCGGTAACTTCTATTCACCGAATCCGGGCGGTGATGAGCCGGGAACGGGGGGACGGCTGAACGCTAGCGGACGTCGTATGCCGGGATGGAGCTGGCCCCGGATGCCCTGGCAGCGAAACGATGCTTCCCAGCGGCTTTCACCGCACAGTCCCGACTCGCAGTACGGGTTCTCGAATCGGGCGGGCGTGGTTGGGCCGGGTATGATGCCGCCGGGCGCTGGTGCTGGCACGCTGCTCGGTGATCCGTCGGTCGGTCAGCCACGGTACAACGTGATCGACCAGCAGTACGGTATCTGGGGTCCACCGCCACCGTACAGCGATCCCAACAGTCCGGCCCGCCGCGGACGCTACCAGTACATGCATCCGGGCCAGTGCGGTCCACCGCTGATCGATCCGACCGGTATGGGGCCGGCGGGCTCTTCGATGCTAGCGCCCAATGCTGCGGGACCGGCCGGGCCCGGCATCGCCATACTCGAGTGCCATCAACATTCGGTGATGGGTGTGGACGTGCACGGCATCCCGCAGCAGTACGTCGGTGGACAGACGAGCCTGACGAACGGTTCGGGACAGGCGGCCCTACCTGCCAGCTATGGTCGGGGCGGTGTAACCGGCAACGGGGGAGGATCTTCCGGTGGTTCcaatgttggtggtggtggtggtggcagcaaTGTTGGTAGTAAAAGCAGACAGCAGCAAGCCGGTGGGTACAGTAAGCCTTCGGCGAAAGAGAGCTACGAAAACGCTCCCTCCGACAGTGACGGTCCGGGGCGGGATCGGTTTTCCAACACGCTGCCACTGCGCAAGGCGAAGAAACGGGTTGAGGCGGGTGCGAAAAGCATCGGTCCAGCGTCCAACAACGGCCAACCAACGAGCGGTGGCCGGGTAAATGTACAAAACGTGTTCGGAGCGAACCAGCAGGTTCCGGCAGGTGGGCCCGGTTCGCTCGAAACGTCCGAGAACGAGTATAACGAGCCGAACCTTCCATCTCCAAACCCCGGTGGTCCCGATGAGTGTTCGGGTCGCGGAGGATCACCGCACACCGGCGCTGCTCTACACGGCATGTCGaccgctgcagcagcagcactagcGTCGGGCCATCCACCAAGGAACCGGCGCCAGAAGCTGCCGAGCACGCTGGGCATCGAAAACAGCGGATTCCAGACGGTGGAAGCACTGGAAGCCGaagcagcgtcagcagccaCCGGCAAGCTGCTGGAACCGACCGAGTCCGAGGTGTACTTTGCGGACGtcagcagctgctgcaacaTGTCCGTGAAGAACGACAGCTACTACGACGATGCGAACCAAAGACGTAAGAaggagaagcagcaacagcaggacCAAGCGGACGACTACATTGCGCAGCGGTTTGGCAAGCGGGAGTCATCGGTCCGCAGCCGGCAACCCTTTCCCCAGACCGTGCACGGCGATAAGCCCCCGGTAATGCCACGGTCCTCCCTGCTGCCGAAGGATCACTCCCGCCAGAGCATGTGTTCGATGGATTCGGGCGAACGGACGGACTACACCGACCTGTCGCCGGCCACCCCCAGTACAAACTTCCCGtcgatcggtggtggtgtcCCCGGTAGCGGGAAGCCACCTCAGCAAACCTCACCGAACGATGGCACCAACGCTCTCCATCGGACCGCGGAACACGGCGAACAGCACGGTCCGGtagtggtcggtggtggtggtggcggtggtggctgtAACTTTATCGCCTCGTACCCGTACTCCTCGAACGAGCAGAGCCAGGAGGCACACCGACGCTCGACCAAGAACCTGCACGACATCTTCCTGGCGCCCGACTCGCAGTACGAGGTAATGAAGGAATTGCATAGATTTAAGTCGACCCCACTAACGCTAACACCCTTCGAACCACCGGAACACGGTGGccgttcatcatcatcgtcctgTCAGGATATGGCCGGCCCGTTTCCTTCCGCGTCCGCGGCTGTCGTCGGTAGCGATCGGACCGACCGTACCGGGGCGGGACAGCCAGCGACCACCGGCAGCACCAAACCAAAGTCACCGAAGAATCTCAACATTACGCCCATCAAGCGGCAGAGCCTGGGCACCAACATTAGCTCGATCATCCAGAACCTGAGCGGCAGCGATGTGGGGCTGCTGTATCCCGAGGGTCGCAGCCACGGGCCGTCCCAATCAGCGTACCACCAAAGTGTCATCGGATCGGAAGGTTCGTCCGGTGGAGGGGTGGAGGGCAGCGGCAGGAGCGGCAGACCCGGCGGGGATGTGAACGATAGTGTGAGCAGCAACGAGGATAACGAAGAGCATCCGATCGATGGTGAGCGGAGACGGGGGTTGACCGGCGATCGCCGCTTGTGA